The Epilithonimonas zeae genome contains the following window.
GATTAGGCAAACCATTATTAACATTATCAGAAAACTCCTGAAAATTACTCTTTGAACGATTGTTGACATTATAAATAAAAAGATAACGGTCTCCTAAAGCTTCAGGATCAGTAAAAAGCGGTAAAAGTGTATAACTTGTTTCTCCACCGACGATGAAAGAATCCTGCTCCAGACCGTCAAAAGTTACAGCTTCAGGCATTGTACTTGTTGAAGTGTATTCTTTTCCTTCCGCCTGAATTTTTAAAGTATATGTTCTACCAGGTTGTCCTACAAAAGTTGATGTTTGATATCTTCCGTTTCCAATATATTGTAAAGTTTCGGTTTGACCTGTGTTGTCGCTTAAAACAACCTGTGCATTTTCGATTGCAGGATATTGATTAGCCTGAGTAAAAGCAACCGACTTTGTAATATTCACGTAATATGGACCTGCTTGATCAGTTACATTTCCTTCAATCACAATTTGTCCACTTTGGTCTTCTAAATCTAAATCTATCTCTTTTTCACAAGAATTTAATAAAAATAAAGAAAATATGATTATTAATAAATTTTTCATAATTAGAATTTAAAATTATAAGTAATGTTCGGAACCCATTTGAAAAGTGAAGTCTGCATTGCTCTTGTTGTTCCCGGATTGTTCGGATTATCTTCAAAAGTAATCGTGTATGCATTTTCTCTTCCATAAACATTATAAATCCCGAATGACCAGGAATCTTTCCAGCGTTTAGTAGAAACAGGTTCATAGGTTGCGCTCAGATCCATTCTGTGATAAGCCGGCATTCTGTCTGCATTTCTGTTGCTGTACTGGAAAACTGTTTGTCCGTTCAATTCATATTTTCCGGTCGGGAAAGTTACCGCATTTCCAGTGCTGTAAAGGAATAATCCTGAAAAAGACCATTTCGGGTTCAGTTGATAAGTTGCGACAACAGAAAGGTCGTGTGTTTTATCCTGTCTTGCATCATACCATTGATTATCATTAATTCCGTCGATTTTTCTTTCAGTTTTAGATAAAGTATAAGAAACCCAACCCGTCAGTTTTCCGCTTTTCTTTTTGGCGATTAATTCTAAACCGTAGGCTCTTCCTTTTCCGAATAACAGCTCGCTTTCAACATCTGCAGCGGTGTCAAAAGAGATTTGTGCCCCATTTTTATAATCGATCTGATTCTGCATTGATTTGTAATAAATCTCAGCATTCAATTCATAATTATTGTTGTTGAAATTTCGGCTGTAACCTGCACTGACTTGGTCAGCAATTTCTGGCTTTACGGTATAGCTGCTTCCAATCCATTGGTCGGTCGGGTTTCCGCTTCCACTGTTGCTTAATAAGTGTAAATTCTGAGTGTTTCTGGAATAGCCTCCTTTCACGCTGCTTACTTCATTAATTCTGTAATTTGCTGTAATTCTCGGTTCAAGATTCACATAGGTTTTCCCGAATTTTCCTTTTTCTAAAAATTCAGAGTCGGTTAAAACTCCATTTTGGTAGGTATTAAAAGTATCGCCACCCAAAACACTGAACATTGAAAGTCTTGCTCCGTAGTTAATGGTTAACTTTTCTGTTGCTTTATAATCATCATTAATGTAAACGGCGTTCTCCCAGGAATATCTCGGATTTCTCGGAAAACTGCTCACACTTGTTCCCGATGCGCTACTTGGAGTGATCGTATGATAAATTGACTGAAAACCGAATTTAACGGAATGTTTATTTCCCGCAAACCAGGAGAAATCCTGTTTCAAATTCCAGTCTTCAATTTCAGAATCAAGCCCGAAAGTATTGTTGTTACTGCTTAACGCAACATTATAATTGTAGTTGCTGTAAATGAATGACGTGTTGGAGAATAATTTGCTGTTGATAATGCTGTTCCAACGCAAAGTTGCTGTCGTATTTCCCCAATCGGTTGAAAATGTATCACCCAAACCTAAAACATCTCTTCCAAAATATCCGGATAAATACAAACGGTTATTATCATTGATCTGATAATTGGCTTTTAAGTTTAAATCATAAAAATATAATTTACTGTCCTTAAAATCATCCGTTGCTTTTAAAAATACATCCGCATATGTTCGTCTTCCAGAAACAATAAATGAAGATTTTTCTTTCTGAATCGGTCCTTCAACGCTTAATCTGCTGCTGATTAATCCGATTCCGCCGTTGACGTTGTAATCTTTATTGTTTCCGTCTTTCATTTTCACATCTAAAACTGATGAAAGTCGACCGCCATATTGCGCAGGACTATTCCCTTTAATGATACTCACATCCTTCAGTGCATCACTGTTGAAGGTACTGAAGAATCCAAGTAAATGCGATGCATTATAAACTGCTGCTTCATCCAGTAAAATCAAATTCTGATCGGTCGCACCACCTCTTACAGAAAAACCGCTGCTTCCCTCACCGTTGCTTTTAATTCCGGGTAAAAGCTGAATGGTTTTCATCACATCTTTTTCACCAAACAGAACGGGAAGTTTATCAATCTGCTTAATGCTCAGAGTCTCGGTTCCCATTTGTGCAGATGAAAGATTTTTGTCTTTTTTCACGGCGGAAATTACAACTTCATCAATTTCTTTTACCCTTTCACCGTTTTCCTGACTAAGCTGAAGATTCAGCTTAACATCATCTTCAACATTCACGATTTGCTGAAAATCTTTGAATCCGGGATTTGAAACAACCAAAGTATATGAACCTTTGGGAAGTGAAAGCGAGTAAAATCCGTATTCGTTGGCAATAACTGAAATGGTAGGATCTTCTGCAACCTTTACGGAAACGCCGATGAGCAATTCACCATTTTTCTGATCTTTAACTGTACCACTTACCGAATATTTCTGCTGTGCAAAAACAATGGAACTAAAACAAATTGCCGCTACGGAGCTAGCAATTTTCAGGGAGGATGTCTGCATTGAACAAATTTACTTTATTTAAACGTTTAATTTGCTTCTTGATTATATTAATCAATTAAAAAACAGCATCAATAAAATTATCCAATATATTTTAATGTTAAAATTATAGTTAATTAAATTCTAAATATATCAATTTTAATCGTTTCAATAATTAAGACTTTATGCTATGCAATATTTGAGATAGATAATTCATTCGTAACTTGATTTAAAAGAATTACAGAATCAACAAAAGTGCTTGTGCAGATGTGCGTGTAAACTTTAATTAGTCGTAAAAGTATTTTCAGAAGTGCTTTTTTCTTCATTAGTTATTAATCAATATGATACTTGGGAATGTCTAATTTAATTGAGGTTTTCGAAATGTTGTTTCCTGAAATTGTAGAGTCAAAATCAAAGACAGTACAACGTACTTCGTCCGATTATTTACTTTAATATGATAGTTTAAAGAGGTTTGGAATAATTTTTAAGACTTCATCAATCTTAGCTATTATATCTATGTTTCACGAGATAGTTTTTGATTTTGCATAGCCATTCCAATATCTCAACCATACTTCCGAGCAGTACTATTTTTGTTGATTCATTTAAGATAAAATAAATCGAACTTAACTTTGAAAATTCTTTTCAATAATAAGCAAAAGTTGATGTTAGATTTTCAGTACAGTACGGATTTTAATATTAACTTAAAAGCAAAAACACCTTGTTTTCAAGGTGTTTTTTTCTTAAAAATTTAGATTATAGTGAAATAATATACTTGTTATTTAATAACAATCTTTGTTACAAATTCAGTTTTAGAATCATCGGATAAAACTTTTAAGAAATAAGTTCCAGCTGTAACATTGGTTATAATTTTATTATTTGAAAATTTATCCTTTTTAACAATTCTACCAGTCATATCGGATACTTCAAAAGAGCCGAACTTTACTTTTGTTACAAATATTTCTCCTTTAGATGGATTTGGATATATTTTTGCGAATTCATCTTTTTCAGATACAGAGAGGGTTTCCTCTGGAAGATTTACCTTATAGAGTTCTGTACCAATAGTATCTGTACTTGAGATTCTAGCGACAACATAAAGTTTGTCATTATATGCAACTAAGCTGGAGCCTGATGCTATAGACGCCAACATTTTAGTTCCGCTATCTGTTCCATCTGTTTCCCAAATCTGTTTTACATTACTTGCACTTGTAGCAAAAAAGTAAAGCTTGTCTTTAACTACCACAAATTTTTCAGGAAAAGAACCTGATGTTCCGGGAATTATATCCTTTAGCATTTTGGTGCCTTGCTCTGTTCCATCTGTAACCCAAGGTTCTATTCCACTTGTTAAACCATCAGAAGCAGAAAAATAAACTTTCCCCTTGTACTCTGTAAAATTGTTGGGGTTAGATCCTGCTGTGCCACTAGAAATATTGATATCCTTCAAAATGACTGTTCCGGCCTCTGTTCCATCTGTAATCCAAGGCTCTCCTCCATTTCCTCCGTTGGCGTTAAAAAGGGTTTTACCCAAAGCAGGACTGTAAATCAGATACTGCGGGTAAGAAGATGTCGTTGGATTTACATTTTTAACGAGAGCTGTTGATGTACCGTCAAACCCGTAAAGTTGAGTCAAAAGAGGATTTGCCGCACTTGTCACTTGGGCATTAGCCAAAATTTTATTAGGACCAAGACCAATATTAAGAACATTAAGGTTATCATCCGCAATAACTGCCTGACCTGAATTGTTCAGATAAAAAAGTCTTTGTGTGTTGGGCGTTACGTTTGCATTTGTAGCTTTGAAATATAATGTATTACCTAAATTTGTAAGATTTGAACTAAATTTTGCTGTAGATGAAACCAGTTGCACACCATTGGTCTCATCATACGACATCAATACTCCGGAAGTAGTGGTTCCATTGATAACCATACTTCCGCTGAAATATAATTTATTATTAAATGAATACAATGCATTTGGTGAAGAAGAAGAGTTACCAGGAACGATATCCGAAACCAATTTTGTTCCCGCCTCAGTCCCATCACTTTCCCATAGTTCAGAACCGATGGACGCACCATCTATTGTAGAGCTCGCAGAAAAATAAAGTTTGCCATTATAAATAGCAAAGTTGGAAGGTGTTGAATTCTGTACACCTGGAAGAATGTCCTTTACCAAAGTAAATGTGGTTTGCGCAGACATCAATCCGCATAATAAAAAAGCAAAAAAATTAATTTTTCTCATATTAGAAATTGTTAGTTAAATTTTATAATTATTCTCAGTCATAAAGCTGTCACTTGTTTAAAAATTCGAACCTTATTTTGTCCAACTAAAGTATAAAGAGCAGCCCTAAAACAGAAATGTTACACTGTCATAATTATAAAAACTTCCTCAATTTCGATACAAAAAAAATCAAAACAAAACATTAATAATCAATCATTTAAAAAAAAACATTTACCTCGTAATTATTGTAACAAACTGTAAGCTCAATTTCCTATTAATATTCCAGTTTTGATATGTTTATATTATAATTTGATCTATTTTTTTATGAGTTGAATAATAGATCTTCGTTTAACGTAAAATAATTATCATTCTTTTATTTTACAATATCTATACTTAAAAAAACTACCGAAAATGAAAATAAAAGCATAATTTTAACCACTAATTTATATTTTGGTGTCAAAGTCCGTTTTTCTTCTCTGTATGATTTTTTTCACTTTTATCTTTGGTAAACCCATTGATCCTGAAAAAAAACAACTGTTTCAAAAGGCAACTTATGATTTGACACTAAAACCGGATAAGACTTTGGAAACACTAGATTATCTGGAAAAAAACTTCGCTCTGGATACGGACGAGAAAGAAAAAATTGACTACCTTAGAATAAAATCACTTTTTTTTCAAAATAATCTGAATGAAGCTTTGAAAAAAATCGCAAGTGATGATGAAAATCTTTCGCCTGGCATTCTCATTCTCAAAAGAAGTATTTTAAACTATCTGAGTATCAAAACACCTTTTGCTAAAAAACATGAAAATAACAGTGATATTAATTTTTCACAGCAAATAAATGAGTTAATTGATAAAATCGAGCAAAATAAAATTAGAAATCTATCGGTCTCACTCTCTGATATATTAAAAAAAGCGACGACTTGTAATTTGCTTATTGAAAGAGAAAATCTTCTCAGCTTATTTACAATAGCAGGCTCAAAAGATTTCAAGTCATCCGAATATTTTTTAAAGGAAATCCAAAAACTCTACAATTCCGATGTAGAATTTCAGATTATCTATGGTAAATTTCTCATTGATAATAGCCGTCAGGAAGAAGCAAAGATTCTTATAGATTCGCTCCCAGAAGATTCTTTGGAACAATCTACCAATATCAATCTTAAATATGAATATTACGACCTGTTAGCCTCCTATTACTCCAAAACATCTTCCAATATTGGTTACAAAGAGTACAGCGATAAAAGCGAATCTATTTTAAAACTTATAGATCAAGCAAAATTTTCTGCAAAGAACAAATGGTTCAATATTATTGAGAACAATTATAAGGATGAAGAAAAATCTTTGTTGGAGAGCAGAAAAAGGATATTGATTTATATTACTGTTGCTGGATTAATTATCATTACATTATTATTAATTAGATTTTTTCAAGTATCGACTCAGATAAAAGAATATCGAAGTTTCATAAACAAAATCAATGCTTTAAAAGAAAGGAAGGTAACACAACCACAGTCGATTCCGGAAAAAACGGAAAACATTTTATTGGAAAAACTCCAAAATTTTGAAAAATCTGAGGATTGTATCGATCCCAATATGTCATTGCAAAATCTTGCTAAAAAACTGGAAACCAATACAAAATACCTGTCAGAAGCAATTAATACACACAAGCAAAAAAATTTCAATGCTTATATTAATGAATTGAGAATCAATTACATCATCAATAAACTGAAAGAAAAGCCAATCTACAGAAGCTATAAAATCAAATATCTGGCAGAGGAAAGTGGTTTTTCCACGCACAGCGCATTTGCTGCAGTTTTCAAATCGGTTACAGGGATGTCACCAGCGAGCTACATCCAATTGTTAAAAGAGAAAGAAGAATGAAAAGATTTATTCTAATTACGATGTTGTTTTTTGGATTCTTCGGAGCTGCCAATGAGCCAACTGTGGATGTAATTCTGACTAAAGCACAAAAGCTGATGCTGCAAAACCCTATAGAAGCTTTTCGTCTTGCAAAAACAGCGTTTGATAAAAAAAATCTAAGTCACGAGCAAAAACTCCAGTCATTATTTATATTGACAAACACGTCTAATATGTTGCAAAAGCCGCTAGACGTTATAAAATATGGCAATAAAGCTTTGGATATTGCTGATGACAATGGTGACGCAATAACCAAAGTCAAAATATTAGGTATCCTTGGAAATACATATCAGTCTTTACAACTCAATGAAAAAACGCGTGTTTACCTAGATCAGGCTGAGGCTCTTTTATCTTCACCAAAGATTTCGGATACGCTTAGTATGGTGAAAGGAAATATTTTCTATCTCAAGGCAATGAACTATTTCTATAGTCTTGACAGTGGAATCGCAATATCTTATTTCAACAAAGCAATCAATCAGTATCTGCAGTCCAAAAATCCTTTAGCAGAGATCAACATCAAAATGGCTTACCTGAACAAAGGATTTTCCTTGATTCAACAAAAGCAGACCAAGTTGGCACTGGAAAACCTCAATCTGGCGAGTATCAATATGATAGAGGCTTCCAATCGTTATCCTCCACAATTTGTAGAGTTACAACAGTCATTTATCGAACTTGGAAAGGCCAAAATTCTGGCTTTGGAAAATAAACCCGATTTATCAAACGTGATTCTTTTTGAAATTCTGAAGCAAAGAAAAAATCAGGTAGCCAGAGACGATATAGAAAATGACATTTATGCACTACTTTCCAAAAATTTTCTACAGCAAAAAGACATTAAAAATCACCACTACTACGAATCTGTTTATAAAAAACGTGTTGCGGAAAGCAATCTAGCCTCAGCAAAATTAGTTAACCAATTAATTCTTCAGGAGGAATCAAACAGTGCTTTAGAAAAACAGTCAATCAATAAAAATTATATATTACTAATTATATTTACTGCAACTTTTTTTACAATCATAATCGTATTTATGCTCATTAAAACAGTCAGAAAAGAGCAAATACGAAGGGTTTTAAGAAAAGAGGCCACCAGAAATATATAATATTGACATTCAACTATTTATCAATAAAATCCCACTGTCAAAATCATAAATTTTCTATAATAAAGCTATTCAATACTTTGCTTTCTATTAAAATCGGATATATTTTCGTCCTGTTTAAAATTTGAATAGAAATGAAGAAACTTTATTATTTGATCATTGCATTTTTTGCTATTGCAAATGCTGATCTAAATGCCCAGACTTGTAATACTGTAAGCTCCTTTCCTTTTAAGGAAACTTTTGAAGCTGACAGCCCAAGCCGTTCTTGTTGGACACAACAGGTAATTGGTGGGCACTACCCAAGTTATGATGGCTGGATCTATAAAAAAGGATCAGCAGGCGGTGTGGATTACAACATCGTGAATGCACACTCTGGGCAACTTAATGCTTGTTCTCAAATTGCAGCCAATTCCCCCGATGCAAAGGTTAGACTGATAAGTCCGACAATGGATATTACAGGATTACAAACGCCGACAGTTTCATTTTTCATGGGGCAGGAATCTTGGGGAATCTATCAGAATATCCTAAATGTTTATTACCGTGTCTCTCCTACTTCTGAGTGGAAAGTATTGAAAAATTTTATGTTCAATGTTCCAGAATGGAAACAAGCTGTTTTGAATCTACCAGAAAAATCGTCTGAGCTTCAGATTTGTTTTGAAGCGGTAATGAAGACTGGAAGAGCCAACGTTCTGGATGACATTGTTGTTGGTAATAGTGACAGTGTTGAAAATTATCCATCTGCTTGTGCACCATCTACGCCAAGCAATAATTTTGAAACAGGAGCTGGAGACTTAAAGCTTCTTTACCTTGCCAATGATTTCAATGTTGGAGCACATACCAATCTAACTATTACAGATATTATTCTTAATACTATTGACAAAGGCGGAATCCAGTCTTTTGCTATTTACATTATGGCTAGAGATGGTTATGGTTTGCCAAGCGGAACTATCAAAGCTTATGAAGGAGTAACACCA
Protein-coding sequences here:
- a CDS encoding TonB-dependent receptor; protein product: MQTSSLKIASSVAAICFSSIVFAQQKYSVSGTVKDQKNGELLIGVSVKVAEDPTISVIANEYGFYSLSLPKGSYTLVVSNPGFKDFQQIVNVEDDVKLNLQLSQENGERVKEIDEVVISAVKKDKNLSSAQMGTETLSIKQIDKLPVLFGEKDVMKTIQLLPGIKSNGEGSSGFSVRGGATDQNLILLDEAAVYNASHLLGFFSTFNSDALKDVSIIKGNSPAQYGGRLSSVLDVKMKDGNNKDYNVNGGIGLISSRLSVEGPIQKEKSSFIVSGRRTYADVFLKATDDFKDSKLYFYDLNLKANYQINDNNRLYLSGYFGRDVLGLGDTFSTDWGNTTATLRWNSIINSKLFSNTSFIYSNYNYNVALSSNNNTFGLDSEIEDWNLKQDFSWFAGNKHSVKFGFQSIYHTITPSSASGTSVSSFPRNPRYSWENAVYINDDYKATEKLTINYGARLSMFSVLGGDTFNTYQNGVLTDSEFLEKGKFGKTYVNLEPRITANYRINEVSSVKGGYSRNTQNLHLLSNSGSGNPTDQWIGSSYTVKPEIADQVSAGYSRNFNNNNYELNAEIYYKSMQNQIDYKNGAQISFDTAADVESELLFGKGRAYGLELIAKKKSGKLTGWVSYTLSKTERKIDGINDNQWYDARQDKTHDLSVVATYQLNPKWSFSGLFLYSTGNAVTFPTGKYELNGQTVFQYSNRNADRMPAYHRMDLSATYEPVSTKRWKDSWSFGIYNVYGRENAYTITFEDNPNNPGTTRAMQTSLFKWVPNITYNFKF
- a CDS encoding T9SS type A sorting domain-containing protein; translated protein: MRKINFFAFLLCGLMSAQTTFTLVKDILPGVQNSTPSNFAIYNGKLYFSASSTIDGASIGSELWESDGTEAGTKLVSDIVPGNSSSSPNALYSFNNKLYFSGSMVINGTTTSGVLMSYDETNGVQLVSSTAKFSSNLTNLGNTLYFKATNANVTPNTQRLFYLNNSGQAVIADDNLNVLNIGLGPNKILANAQVTSAANPLLTQLYGFDGTSTALVKNVNPTTSSYPQYLIYSPALGKTLFNANGGNGGEPWITDGTEAGTVILKDINISSGTAGSNPNNFTEYKGKVYFSASDGLTSGIEPWVTDGTEQGTKMLKDIIPGTSGSFPEKFVVVKDKLYFFATSASNVKQIWETDGTDSGTKMLASIASGSSLVAYNDKLYVVARISSTDTIGTELYKVNLPEETLSVSEKDEFAKIYPNPSKGEIFVTKVKFGSFEVSDMTGRIVKKDKFSNNKIITNVTAGTYFLKVLSDDSKTEFVTKIVIK
- a CDS encoding helix-turn-helix domain-containing protein translates to METLDYLEKNFALDTDEKEKIDYLRIKSLFFQNNLNEALKKIASDDENLSPGILILKRSILNYLSIKTPFAKKHENNSDINFSQQINELIDKIEQNKIRNLSVSLSDILKKATTCNLLIERENLLSLFTIAGSKDFKSSEYFLKEIQKLYNSDVEFQIIYGKFLIDNSRQEEAKILIDSLPEDSLEQSTNINLKYEYYDLLASYYSKTSSNIGYKEYSDKSESILKLIDQAKFSAKNKWFNIIENNYKDEEKSLLESRKRILIYITVAGLIIITLLLIRFFQVSTQIKEYRSFINKINALKERKVTQPQSIPEKTENILLEKLQNFEKSEDCIDPNMSLQNLAKKLETNTKYLSEAINTHKQKNFNAYINELRINYIINKLKEKPIYRSYKIKYLAEESGFSTHSAFAAVFKSVTGMSPASYIQLLKEKEE
- a CDS encoding DUF4249 domain-containing protein gives rise to the protein MKNLLIIIFSLFLLNSCEKEIDLDLEDQSGQIVIEGNVTDQAGPYYVNITKSVAFTQANQYPAIENAQVVLSDNTGQTETLQYIGNGRYQTSTFVGQPGRTYTLKIQAEGKEYTSTSTMPEAVTFDGLEQDSFIVGGETSYTLLPLFTDPEALGDRYLFIYNVNNRSKSNFQEFSDNVNNGLPNQRPLILPNDDEDGSVKVKVGDTINVEMQCIDQNVYTFYSALLQLSNGGANGGVTPANPPSNISNGALGYFSAHTVRKRSTVITQQLD